One window from the genome of Bicyclus anynana chromosome 25, ilBicAnyn1.1, whole genome shotgun sequence encodes:
- the LOC112048258 gene encoding zinc finger protein GLI1-like: MADYDLIPYEDDELFQEKTDSVTDLHAYYMSQFNLEVENGKPKQKNDFKNNTESKNDNFRFGVEESFDFEVLEGWNNTDSSQTDFEIIDEVIDNNNINDQNIKEVLLDLDNIEFDDSSFKSDSCDSNKKIDSNYNNDYIDDESLIDELCREDGESRLTPETFNDDYLKTMSNENLLPSIETAFSKRYCNYNNTEESHTQQNMYDVNTSQHIPQAICPQTTNLDHYSYPNNILYNIDGENNYILPDTPTSCTEFNFERQSRTVSVSDSVESDMHSGGYYDENSENFEEDELFINLDEFGLVLERDNEGVDDKVGQNSGRMDKSQGERVCQWEQCHERYPNQNTLVEHIERAHVNTYKGDEFSCLWRECLRARRPFNARYKLLIHMRVHSGHKPNRCHHPGCGKAFSRLENLKIHVRSHTGERPYACPAPHCRKAFSNSSDRAKHQRTHFNARPYACGAIGCGKRYTDPSSLRKHVKSHPHVTQAPRPCFPPTKPIRRVEEQLVPSSPAKLTTLRCIRDKLTVPKLHKM, from the exons ATGGCTGATTACGACCTCATACCTTATGAAGACGATGAACTATTTCAAGAAAAAACCGACAGCGTCACCGATCTCCACGCCTACTACATGTCACAGTTTAATTTAGAAGTAGAAAACGGTAAACCAAAACAgaaaaacgattttaaaaataacactgAATCTAAAAATGACAACTTCAGGTTTGGTGTCGAAGAAAGCTTCGATTTCGAAGTCCTAGAGGGATGGAATAATACAGATAGTAGTCAAACAGACTTCGAAATCATAGATGAAGTTatagacaataataatattaacgaTCAAAACATTAAAGAAGTTCTTTTAGATTTAGACAACATTGAGTTTGACGATAGTAGTTTTAAATCTGATTCTTGTGACAGTAACAAAAAGATTGattctaattataataatgattatatagATGATGAATCATTGATAGACGAACTTTGTAGAGAAGATGGGGAGTCACGATTGACGCCTGAAacttttaatgatgattatttgaAGACAATGTCCAACGAAAATCTGTTGCCGTCGATAGAAACTGCATTTTCGAAACGGTATTGTAATTATAACAATACAGAGGAATCTCATACACAACAAAATATGTATGACGTTAATACAAGCCAACATATCCCACAAGCCATTTGTCCACAAACTACTAACTTGGATCATTACAGTTACCCAAACaatatactttataatatagatggcgaaaataattatatactacCTGACACACCTACCAGTTGTACTGAGTTTAACTTCGAAAGGCAATCTAGAACAGTATCAGTTTCTGATTCGGTGGAAAGCGATATGCACAGTGGAGGTTATTACGATGAAAATTCGGAAAATTTTGAAGAAGatgaactttttattaatttggatGAGTTCGGTCTGGTGTTGGAAAGGGACAATGAAGGAGTTGATGATAAAGTTGGTCAAAATAGTGGAAGAATGGACAAATCACAAG GCGAAAGGGTATGCCAATGGGAACAGTGCCACGAAAGATATCCTAATCAGAATACATTGGTGGAGCATATTGAGAGAGCGCATGTCAACACTTATAAAG GAGACGAGTTCAGTTGTTTGTGGCGCGAGTGTCTACGCGCGCGGCGTCCGTTCAACGCGCGGTACAAGCTGCTCATCCACATGCGCGTCCACTCTGGACACAAGCCGAATAGATGCCAT CACCCAGGATGCGGCAAAGCCTTCTCCCGGCTGGAGAACCTGAAGATCCACGTACGCTCCCACACCGGAGAGCGACCCTACGCGTGTCCAGCGCCGCACTGCAGGAAGGCCTTCTCTAACTCCTCCGACCGGGCCAAACATCAGAGGACACATTTTAATGCT AGGCCATACGCATGCGGTGCGATAGGCTGCGGCAAGCGCTACACCGACCCCTCATCTCTTCGGAAACACGTCAAATCCCACCCCCACGTGACTCAAGCCCCGCGACCATGCTTCCCTCCCACCAAACCCATCAGACGAGTGGAGGAACAACTGGTACCAAGCTCACCAGCAAAACTCACCACCCTTAGATGCATTAGAGACAAACTGACAGTGCCCAAGTTGCATAAGATGTag